In one Vulgatibacter incomptus genomic region, the following are encoded:
- a CDS encoding MFS transporter, with the protein MSDDLEGRPLRRRMAGTFRSLKGYNYRMWAAGALVSNVGTWMQRTAQDWIVLTHLTNNNATAVGVVMALQFGPPLLLLPLTGAAADRFDLRKLLFATQAALGALALGLGVLTLTGVVQLWHVYVFAFLLGCVTAFDAPARHTFVSELVEEADVSNAVALNSTSFNAARMIGPASAGILIAAVGSGWVFLLNAVSFVAVLGSLSLIRTGELRRKDRSTSSGGSFVDGLRYLRGRPDLQVILAMLFLIGTFALNFPIFISAMAVSVFREGSGEYGLLTSTMAVGSVAGALLAAGREKPRLALLLTGAAILGFGLALAAVMPNSVLFGLALVAVGVSAQTFTTTANSAVQLGADPQMRGRVVAIYLAILMGGTPLGAPIVGWVADTFGPRWSLATGAASALGAAILGVHYLVRYRGLRPGVVLRQFFHGRPPGTTGTDVDQRAR; encoded by the coding sequence TTGAGCGACGACCTGGAAGGACGCCCCTTGCGCCGACGGATGGCGGGCACCTTCCGTTCCCTGAAGGGATACAACTACCGGATGTGGGCCGCTGGCGCCCTCGTCTCCAACGTGGGGACGTGGATGCAGCGCACCGCCCAGGACTGGATCGTCCTCACCCATCTCACGAACAACAACGCCACCGCGGTAGGCGTGGTCATGGCCCTCCAGTTCGGGCCACCGCTCCTCCTCCTGCCGCTGACCGGGGCCGCGGCCGACCGCTTCGACCTGCGCAAGCTCCTCTTCGCCACCCAGGCGGCCCTGGGCGCCCTCGCCCTCGGCCTCGGCGTCCTGACCCTCACCGGCGTCGTTCAGCTCTGGCATGTCTATGTATTCGCCTTCTTGCTGGGGTGCGTAACGGCCTTCGACGCGCCGGCCCGCCACACCTTCGTCTCGGAGCTGGTCGAAGAGGCCGACGTCTCCAACGCGGTGGCGCTCAACTCCACCTCGTTCAACGCCGCGCGGATGATCGGGCCGGCGAGCGCCGGAATCCTCATCGCCGCCGTGGGATCCGGCTGGGTCTTCCTCCTCAACGCCGTGTCGTTCGTCGCCGTGCTCGGCTCGCTGAGCCTCATCCGGACCGGCGAGCTCCGCCGGAAGGACCGATCGACCTCGAGCGGCGGGAGCTTCGTCGACGGCCTGCGCTACCTTCGGGGCCGGCCGGACCTCCAGGTGATCCTGGCGATGCTCTTTCTCATCGGGACCTTCGCGCTCAACTTCCCGATCTTCATCTCGGCCATGGCGGTCTCGGTCTTTCGCGAAGGCTCCGGCGAGTATGGGCTCCTCACGTCGACCATGGCCGTCGGCTCCGTCGCAGGGGCGCTCCTGGCCGCCGGGCGCGAGAAGCCTCGGCTCGCTCTCCTGCTCACGGGGGCGGCGATCCTGGGCTTCGGCCTGGCCCTCGCCGCCGTGATGCCCAACTCCGTCCTCTTCGGCCTCGCCCTCGTCGCGGTGGGCGTGTCCGCCCAGACCTTCACCACCACCGCCAACAGCGCCGTGCAGCTCGGCGCCGACCCGCAGATGCGAGGGCGGGTGGTTGCGATCTACCTCGCGATCCTCATGGGCGGCACCCCGCTCGGCGCGCCGATCGTCGGCTGGGTGGCCGACACCTTCGGGCCGCGCTGGTCCCTGGCCACTGGAGCCGCGTCGGCCCTCGGCGCCGCGATCCTCGGCGTCCATTACCTCGTCAGGTACCGAGGTCTGCGCCCGGGCGTCGTTCTCCGGCAGTTCTTCCACGGTCGCCCTCCGGGCACGACCGGGACGGACGTCGATCAGCGCGCTCGCTGA
- a CDS encoding SRPBCC family protein produces MLKKILIAAAIVVVGLVAVIATRPSTFAIERSTTIDAPSGVIYGYLEDFHRWPEWSPWDKLDPSQKRNYEGEKAGKGAIYSWSGNDQVGEGRMTITEASPKERVALVLEFLKPWKATNDVTFVLAESKEGTKLTWRMEGTNDFMGKAFSLVMDMDSMVGKDFENGLASLKTLGEAEAKKLVEEQAAREAAEKEAAEKAAAEAVQDAGSKEAAR; encoded by the coding sequence ATGCTCAAGAAGATCTTGATTGCCGCGGCGATCGTCGTCGTCGGCCTCGTCGCAGTCATCGCCACCCGTCCTTCGACCTTCGCCATCGAGCGGTCGACCACCATCGACGCGCCGTCCGGCGTGATCTACGGCTACCTCGAGGACTTCCACCGCTGGCCCGAGTGGTCGCCGTGGGACAAGCTCGATCCCTCGCAGAAGAGGAACTACGAAGGAGAGAAGGCGGGGAAGGGCGCGATCTACTCGTGGAGCGGCAACGACCAGGTCGGTGAAGGCCGGATGACGATCACCGAGGCGAGCCCGAAGGAGCGCGTCGCGCTCGTGCTGGAGTTCCTGAAGCCCTGGAAGGCGACGAACGACGTGACCTTCGTCCTGGCTGAGTCGAAGGAGGGGACGAAGCTCACCTGGCGCATGGAGGGGACGAACGACTTCATGGGCAAGGCGTTCTCGCTCGTGATGGACATGGACTCCATGGTCGGGAAGGACTTCGAGAACGGGCTCGCGTCGCTGAAGACCCTCGGCGAGGCGGAGGCCAAGAAGCTCGTCGAGGAGCAGGCGGCGCGCGAGGCGGCCGAGAAGGAAGCTGCCGAGAAGGCGGCTGCCGAGGCGGTGCAGGACGCCGGCTCGAAGGAAGCGGCCCGCTAA
- a CDS encoding ATP-binding protein, whose translation MNLSEVESRPRTRHDGSAREARGLRKPVLLLVDDLPENLFALEQMLRRDDLDIVTAGSGPEALERLLEHRVALAIVDVQMPEMDGFQLATIMRGVERTRHVPIIFVTAASLDRQRVFRGYDAGAVDFLFKPLDVHVLRGKVDVFVTLERQRRELEASENRFRALIQATSQAVWRLSGEGLFIDGFAAWHEATGQSHEDWRQGRWLEAVHPEDRERVKHGWQNALAERSPFQSECRLRRADGEFTWIHARAAPVFDEHRELFEWIGSISDIDERMRHEKMREVLVAILGHDLRNPLSSMMVGAQVALSCATDETIRKSLERVLRGGERMARMIEQILEMARIRGNRSIVLAPAPTDLLSLVRQVVQGAPTRERQLQVESVGDPSGVWDPDRLFQILSNLVGNACEHGADELPVVVRIDGQSTETVRVRVENGGPAIPEELRGQLFEPFRGTERRTAGNKGVGLGLYITKQFVLAHGGTIEVTSSDDRGTVFEVRLPRAVKDDRNGP comes from the coding sequence GTGAACTTGAGCGAAGTCGAATCGAGGCCTCGGACGAGGCATGACGGCAGCGCACGAGAGGCTCGGGGACTCCGCAAGCCGGTGCTCCTGCTCGTCGACGATCTCCCCGAGAACCTGTTCGCGCTCGAGCAGATGCTCCGCCGCGACGACCTCGACATCGTCACCGCGGGGTCGGGCCCGGAGGCGCTCGAGCGCCTCCTCGAGCACCGGGTCGCGCTCGCCATCGTCGACGTGCAGATGCCCGAGATGGACGGGTTCCAGCTCGCGACGATCATGCGCGGCGTCGAGCGGACCCGCCACGTCCCGATCATCTTCGTCACGGCGGCGTCGCTGGATCGGCAGCGGGTCTTCCGGGGATACGACGCGGGCGCCGTCGACTTCCTCTTCAAGCCTCTCGACGTGCACGTGCTCCGGGGCAAGGTCGACGTCTTCGTCACCCTGGAGCGCCAGCGCCGTGAACTGGAGGCCAGCGAGAACCGGTTCCGAGCGCTCATCCAGGCGACCAGCCAGGCGGTCTGGCGACTCTCCGGCGAGGGGCTGTTCATCGACGGTTTCGCGGCGTGGCACGAAGCCACCGGGCAGAGCCACGAGGACTGGCGGCAGGGACGCTGGCTCGAAGCGGTCCACCCCGAGGATCGGGAGCGCGTGAAACACGGCTGGCAGAATGCCCTCGCGGAGCGTTCGCCGTTCCAGAGCGAGTGCCGGCTGCGCCGAGCGGACGGCGAGTTCACGTGGATCCACGCCCGCGCCGCTCCCGTCTTCGACGAGCATCGGGAGCTCTTCGAGTGGATCGGATCCATCTCCGACATCGACGAGCGCATGCGGCACGAGAAGATGCGCGAGGTGCTGGTCGCGATCCTCGGACACGATCTGCGGAACCCGCTCTCGTCGATGATGGTCGGCGCGCAGGTCGCGCTCTCGTGCGCGACCGACGAGACGATCCGCAAGTCTCTCGAGCGGGTCCTGCGCGGCGGCGAGCGGATGGCGCGCATGATCGAACAGATCCTGGAGATGGCGCGCATCCGAGGGAACCGGTCGATCGTCCTCGCCCCTGCGCCGACCGACCTGCTCTCCCTCGTGCGGCAGGTGGTTCAGGGCGCGCCAACGCGAGAGAGGCAGCTGCAGGTCGAGTCCGTCGGCGATCCGTCCGGCGTCTGGGATCCGGACCGCTTGTTCCAGATCCTCTCGAACCTCGTGGGAAACGCCTGCGAGCACGGAGCCGACGAGCTGCCCGTGGTCGTCCGGATCGACGGCCAATCGACGGAGACCGTCCGGGTTCGCGTCGAGAACGGCGGGCCCGCCATCCCCGAGGAGCTACGAGGGCAGCTTTTCGAGCCCTTCCGCGGCACCGAGAGACGCACGGCCGGCAACAAGGGCGTCGGGCTCGGCCTCTACATCACCAAGCAATTCGTCCTCGCACACGGCGGAACCATCGAGGTCACGTCGAGCGACGATCGGGGCACCGTCTTCGAGGTGCGCCTGCCCAGGGCCGTGAAGGACGATCGAAACGGCCCGTGA
- a CDS encoding CheR family methyltransferase yields the protein MKGLEDASGDLELDRLLEEIFRLYHYDFRSYARSSLRRRIAQALAALGTPTVGELLDRVVRDPVAFARLLPCLTIQVSDLFRDPEHWRALREQVLPHLSTYPSLRVWVAGCGAGEEAYTVAILLHEEGLLDRTQIYATDIDARSLEVARNGVYDVDRIRTFSRNYFASGGRASLSDYYSTAYGRAAMSTAIRKRILFSDHSLATDSAFAEVQLVSCRNVLIYFERTLQDRAIDLFADSLCPRGFLGLGSHESLRLCARANEFEPVAGGQRIYRRRASS from the coding sequence TTGAAAGGCCTGGAGGACGCGTCAGGAGATCTCGAGCTGGATCGCCTGCTCGAGGAGATCTTCCGCCTCTACCACTACGACTTCCGCTCCTACGCGCGGTCGTCGCTGCGGCGGCGGATCGCCCAGGCCCTCGCGGCCCTCGGCACGCCGACGGTCGGCGAGCTGCTCGATCGCGTGGTCCGCGATCCCGTGGCCTTCGCGCGCCTCCTCCCCTGCCTCACCATCCAGGTCAGCGACCTCTTCCGCGATCCCGAGCACTGGCGGGCGCTCCGCGAGCAGGTCCTCCCGCATCTGTCCACCTATCCTTCACTGCGAGTGTGGGTAGCCGGATGCGGTGCGGGCGAGGAGGCCTACACGGTCGCGATCCTCCTGCACGAGGAAGGACTCCTCGATCGCACCCAGATCTACGCGACGGACATCGACGCCCGGAGCCTCGAGGTGGCAAGGAACGGCGTGTACGACGTCGATCGGATCCGCACCTTCTCCCGGAACTACTTCGCGTCCGGGGGGCGGGCGTCCCTCTCCGACTATTACTCGACGGCCTACGGCAGGGCCGCGATGTCGACGGCGATCCGCAAGCGGATCCTCTTCTCGGATCACAGCCTCGCCACCGATTCGGCGTTCGCAGAGGTCCAGCTCGTCTCGTGCCGGAACGTCCTCATCTATTTCGAGCGCACCTTGCAGGACCGCGCCATCGACCTCTTCGCCGATTCGCTGTGCCCGAGAGGCTTCCTCGGCCTCGGGTCCCACGAATCCCTGCGCCTGTGCGCACGCGCGAACGAGTTCGAGCCGGTGGCGGGCGGGCAGCGGATCTATCGGAGGAGGGCGTCGTCGTGA
- a CDS encoding response regulator, with protein MPRRVFSSTNLNLLVAALMAGTFVLDLMCPVGTAIWILYAAPLILSVRGWRPWVPLAVGLGSGALVALGYVLESPSPDLLVAFLNPLNRGLTITALGIVGVFGRQFVGNKLHMVEQAWIKQGGSELAVTMRGELRVDELGQKALSLLGRYVDAQVGSFWASDDGSGFVRCAGFAGKVAGKVAGRAAGGTPSALGPDAVAMGETLIGQAAAEARTLVVRDVPDGWIEVRSGTGAAKPATLVVVPTTADDRVNGVVELGFFTPPSPATIALLEAAAQPIGVSIRLAKHAALQAELLEETTRQSEEMQRQQEELRAANEELEGQSRALMESQAHLEAQQSELEEANTQLEEQTRSLRAQKETLVATQQLLQQKAAELGRTSRYKSEFLANMSHELRTPLNSALILAKLLADNAAGNLTQDQVRYASNIYAAGNDLLALINDILDLAKIESGTVDVAIESVSVQRIADSVRQRFEPLAREKGLTLSVRIEPECPRAIDTDPLRLQQILTNLLSNAIKFTEAGSITLRIDGTATGRVAIAVEDTGIGIPSQHHEAIFEAFRQADGTTNRKYGGTGLGLSISRELASLLGGEIRLESAPGEGSRFTLLLPRRLGAPPEGSRKAAAPPPPAIPRSDAKAVAVDDDRNALTDRARVVLAIEDDAAFAAILRDLAHELGFQCVIAGDAQEGLQLARDFRPAAIILDMGLPDHSGLTVLELLKRSSETRHIPIHVVSVHDYQKVARELGAIGYALKPVRREALAEAFEKLERHLSHDVRKLLVVEDDDIQRGAIEHLLRADGVEIVAVATADEAFEHLRTTTFDCMVLDLMLPRTSGFDLLARMDAEHTAHPPVIVYTARALTADEEQRLRQHARSIIIKGARSPERLLEEATLFLHQVESDLSPEKRRMLQAVRSREAAFEGRRVLIVEDDVRNVFALTSALEPKGARIEIARNGKEALGRIQAGPIYDLVLMDVMMPEMDGLSATAEIRKDPRFDALPIIALTAKAMPDDRQQCIDAGANDYIAKPVDIDKLLSMVRVWMPR; from the coding sequence ATGCCGAGGCGCGTATTCTCGTCGACGAACCTTAACCTCCTCGTCGCGGCGCTCATGGCGGGCACATTCGTGCTCGACTTGATGTGTCCGGTCGGCACCGCGATCTGGATCCTCTACGCCGCGCCGCTGATCCTAAGCGTGCGCGGCTGGCGCCCCTGGGTCCCGCTCGCCGTGGGGCTCGGCTCCGGTGCCCTCGTCGCCCTGGGCTACGTCCTCGAGTCCCCGTCTCCTGACCTCCTCGTCGCCTTCCTCAACCCGCTCAACCGCGGGCTGACGATCACCGCGCTCGGCATCGTGGGCGTGTTCGGGCGGCAGTTCGTCGGCAACAAGCTCCACATGGTGGAGCAGGCCTGGATCAAACAGGGTGGCAGCGAGCTCGCCGTGACCATGCGCGGCGAGCTCCGAGTGGATGAGCTGGGCCAGAAAGCCCTCTCGCTCCTCGGCCGGTACGTCGACGCGCAGGTCGGCAGCTTCTGGGCGAGCGACGACGGCAGCGGCTTCGTCCGCTGCGCAGGGTTTGCCGGAAAGGTTGCCGGAAAGGTCGCCGGAAGAGCCGCAGGTGGCACGCCGAGCGCCCTCGGGCCGGACGCGGTCGCGATGGGCGAGACCCTGATCGGCCAGGCCGCGGCGGAGGCGCGCACCCTCGTCGTGCGCGACGTTCCGGACGGCTGGATCGAGGTCCGCTCGGGAACCGGCGCGGCCAAGCCCGCAACGCTCGTGGTCGTCCCCACGACCGCGGACGACAGGGTCAACGGCGTCGTCGAGCTGGGCTTCTTCACGCCGCCCTCTCCCGCGACGATCGCGCTCCTCGAGGCCGCCGCGCAGCCCATCGGCGTGTCGATCCGCCTGGCGAAGCACGCGGCGCTTCAGGCCGAGCTCCTCGAGGAGACCACGCGCCAGTCAGAGGAGATGCAGCGGCAGCAGGAGGAGCTGCGCGCGGCGAACGAGGAGCTGGAGGGACAGAGCCGGGCGCTCATGGAGTCGCAGGCGCACCTCGAGGCCCAGCAGTCGGAGCTCGAGGAGGCGAACACGCAGCTCGAGGAACAGACCCGGTCGCTCCGCGCACAGAAGGAGACGCTCGTCGCCACCCAGCAGCTCCTCCAGCAGAAGGCCGCCGAGCTCGGCCGCACCAGCCGCTACAAGTCCGAGTTCCTCGCGAACATGTCCCACGAGCTGCGCACGCCCCTCAACAGCGCGCTCATCCTCGCCAAGCTCCTCGCCGACAACGCCGCGGGAAACCTGACGCAGGATCAGGTCCGCTACGCCTCGAACATCTACGCGGCGGGGAACGACCTCCTCGCCCTGATCAACGACATCCTCGACCTCGCGAAGATCGAGTCGGGGACGGTCGACGTCGCGATCGAGAGCGTCTCCGTGCAGCGGATCGCCGACTCGGTCCGCCAGCGCTTCGAGCCCCTGGCGCGTGAGAAGGGCCTGACACTCTCGGTGCGCATCGAGCCGGAGTGTCCCCGCGCCATCGATACCGACCCCTTGCGACTGCAGCAAATCCTGACGAACCTGCTCTCCAACGCGATCAAGTTCACCGAGGCCGGCTCGATCACCCTTCGCATCGACGGGACCGCCACGGGACGCGTCGCCATCGCGGTGGAGGACACGGGGATCGGCATCCCCTCCCAGCACCACGAGGCGATCTTCGAGGCGTTCCGGCAGGCCGACGGGACCACGAACCGCAAGTACGGCGGAACGGGCCTGGGCTTGTCGATCTCGCGCGAGCTCGCGTCGCTGCTCGGCGGCGAGATCCGGCTCGAGAGCGCCCCAGGCGAGGGGAGCCGCTTCACGCTGCTGCTTCCCCGGAGGCTCGGAGCACCGCCCGAAGGATCCCGCAAAGCGGCTGCGCCGCCCCCTCCGGCGATCCCGAGGAGCGACGCGAAGGCCGTCGCGGTCGACGACGATCGAAACGCCCTCACCGATCGGGCTCGCGTCGTGCTGGCGATCGAGGACGACGCCGCCTTCGCCGCCATCCTCCGGGACCTCGCCCACGAGCTGGGCTTCCAATGCGTGATCGCGGGAGACGCCCAGGAAGGGCTCCAGCTCGCGCGCGACTTCCGGCCCGCCGCGATCATCCTCGATATGGGCCTTCCGGATCACTCGGGCCTCACGGTCCTCGAGCTGCTCAAGCGGAGCTCCGAGACCCGCCACATCCCGATCCACGTCGTCTCCGTCCACGACTACCAGAAGGTCGCGCGCGAGCTGGGCGCCATCGGCTACGCGCTCAAGCCGGTGAGGCGCGAGGCGCTGGCCGAGGCCTTCGAGAAGCTCGAGCGCCACCTCTCCCACGACGTCCGCAAGCTGCTCGTGGTCGAAGACGACGACATTCAGCGCGGCGCGATCGAGCACCTGCTCCGGGCCGACGGCGTCGAGATCGTCGCGGTCGCCACAGCGGACGAGGCCTTCGAGCATCTCCGGACCACCACCTTCGACTGCATGGTCCTCGACCTGATGCTCCCGCGGACGAGCGGCTTCGATCTCCTGGCGCGGATGGACGCCGAGCACACGGCCCACCCGCCGGTGATCGTCTACACGGCGCGGGCGCTCACCGCAGACGAGGAGCAGCGGCTGCGGCAGCACGCCCGGTCGATCATCATCAAGGGCGCCCGCTCGCCGGAGCGCCTGCTCGAGGAAGCGACCCTCTTCCTCCACCAGGTCGAGTCCGATCTCTCCCCCGAGAAACGCCGGATGCTCCAGGCGGTCCGCAGCCGCGAGGCCGCGTTCGAGGGCCGCCGCGTCCTCATCGTCGAGGACGACGTCCGGAACGTCTTCGCGCTTACCAGCGCCCTCGAGCCGAAGGGCGCCCGGATCGAGATCGCCCGGAACGGCAAGGAGGCCCTCGGGAGGATCCAGGCCGGACCCATCTACGACCTGGTGCTGATGGACGTGATGATGCCGGAGATGGACGGCCTCTCCGCGACGGCCGAGATCCGCAAGGATCCCCGCTTCGACGCGCTGCCCATCATCGCCCTCACGGCGAAGGCCATGCCCGACGATCGGCAGCAATGCATCGACGCCGGCGCAAACGACTACATCGCCAAGCCCGTCGACATCGACAAGCTGCTCTCCATGGTGCGCGTGTGGATGCCCCGTTGA
- a CDS encoding DUF4382 domain-containing protein: MRFRPLPLLALVLPLLAACGDDMARVRIVAGEVHDQKALASRKPSEFDAIVVNVISVSVHVSGEGWYELLNYRDLPLALDLRKLLNGEQIRLADDWVPPGKLTQVRLILDKRAPGYATPVGSPYTRIPLNVPSGTTSGLKISGKPIVLEEGKTRELRVEFDVRASLKDDADGLRLRPVIQLRGVKTQAFWD, from the coding sequence ATGCGTTTCCGCCCGTTGCCCCTCCTCGCCCTGGTCCTCCCCCTCCTCGCCGCCTGTGGCGACGACATGGCGAGGGTCCGCATCGTCGCTGGCGAGGTCCACGACCAGAAGGCGCTAGCCTCGCGTAAGCCCTCGGAGTTCGATGCGATCGTCGTGAACGTCATCTCCGTGAGCGTGCACGTCTCGGGAGAGGGCTGGTACGAGCTCCTCAACTACCGGGACCTGCCCCTCGCCCTCGACCTGCGCAAGCTCCTGAACGGCGAGCAGATCCGGCTCGCCGATGACTGGGTCCCGCCGGGCAAGCTCACGCAGGTCCGGCTGATCCTCGACAAGCGGGCGCCCGGCTACGCCACGCCGGTGGGCTCGCCCTACACGCGCATCCCGCTGAACGTGCCCTCCGGCACCACTTCCGGCCTCAAGATCTCCGGAAAGCCCATCGTGCTCGAGGAGGGCAAGACCCGCGAGCTGCGCGTGGAATTCGACGTGCGCGCCTCGCTCAAGGACGATGCGGACGGGCTCCGCCTGCGGCCCGTGATCCAGCTCCGCGGCGTCAAGACCCAGGCGTTCTGGGACTGA
- a CDS encoding glutathione S-transferase family protein, which translates to MNELVLLVGNKNSSSWSLRPWLALAKSGLPYRDEVVHFGSAEWERVKKVSPTGKVPSLVHGDVVVWDSLAICEYLAELAPSLWPEDRARRAEARAVCAEMHSGFPNLRRQLGMDISSRKDPGPLGPDVQAEIARVFAIWSGRSRFADEGPFLFGRFSIADAFYAPVVTRFVTYGIEVPGDARRYMDAILELPELRAWSAEAKREVDAGVR; encoded by the coding sequence ATGAACGAACTCGTCCTGCTCGTCGGCAACAAGAACTCGTCCTCCTGGTCGCTCCGGCCGTGGCTCGCCCTCGCGAAGTCCGGCCTCCCCTACCGCGACGAGGTCGTCCACTTCGGCTCGGCGGAGTGGGAGCGGGTGAAGAAGGTCTCCCCCACCGGCAAGGTGCCCTCCCTGGTGCACGGCGACGTGGTGGTGTGGGACTCTCTCGCGATCTGTGAATACCTCGCCGAGCTCGCGCCCTCGCTCTGGCCGGAGGATCGCGCGCGACGCGCCGAGGCCCGCGCGGTCTGCGCGGAGATGCACAGCGGCTTCCCCAATCTCCGCCGGCAGCTCGGGATGGACATCTCCTCCCGAAAGGACCCCGGCCCCCTGGGTCCGGATGTGCAGGCCGAGATCGCCCGCGTGTTCGCGATCTGGTCCGGCAGGTCGCGCTTCGCCGACGAGGGCCCCTTCCTCTTCGGCCGCTTCTCGATCGCAGACGCGTTCTACGCGCCGGTGGTCACGCGCTTCGTCACCTACGGGATCGAGGTTCCCGGCGACGCGCGCCGCTACATGGACGCGATCCTCGAGCTGCCCGAGCTGCGCGCCTGGTCGGCCGAAGCGAAGCGCGAAGTCGACGCCGGGGTGAGGTGA
- a CDS encoding BTAD domain-containing putative transcriptional regulator yields MWSVHLLNRGTARSESGRMVELERKTAALLAVLAVDGPTSRSRIAGLLWPDSDEARARANLRQALSRLRKLTNVDLVDAGDPLQLADGVDVDLRDLRRTLLGGALPNESLRSTILTGQDFSDCDELASWIEGASTDLGRLVLASLEREADRLEKDERPLQAVPLAERLIARDPYSERAHRRLIRLHYLAGDRAAALRAFERARRTLLDELGVEPDPETLALARLVERGTLPGSAGTAREIPPSLRRPPRLVGREKHWARMQAAWDEEKVVFVTGPAGVGKSRLARDFAAAQGVTPIVLASRPGDAGLPFASQARAVRQILAAFPEIELPRWLRRELSRMLPELLEAGEEALPPLEEADMLRFLQAQLELLRRIDLPYFNMVVDDLHHCDPASATIGPFVTSNPAAIGAGRKFRLVVVFRPSELDETPRDVADKMVREGIAVSVELEPLPDFALAQIVRDLDLGVSEALGADLVRAAGGSPALLLELVKSLFHDGALEDEQSARAALSEKLEVLSRPPFGR; encoded by the coding sequence ATGTGGTCCGTCCACCTTCTGAACCGCGGGACGGCCCGGAGCGAGTCCGGCCGAATGGTGGAGCTCGAGCGAAAGACGGCGGCCCTCCTCGCGGTCCTGGCCGTCGACGGCCCGACCTCCCGCTCGCGGATCGCGGGGCTCCTCTGGCCCGACTCGGACGAAGCGCGCGCCAGGGCGAACCTGCGGCAGGCCCTCTCTCGCCTCCGCAAGCTGACGAACGTCGACCTCGTCGACGCGGGAGATCCGCTCCAGCTCGCCGACGGCGTCGACGTGGACCTCCGCGACCTCCGCCGCACCCTCCTCGGCGGAGCGCTCCCGAACGAGTCGCTGCGGAGCACGATCCTCACGGGCCAGGATTTCTCCGACTGCGACGAGCTCGCCTCGTGGATCGAGGGGGCCTCCACCGACCTCGGGCGGCTGGTCCTGGCGAGCCTCGAGCGCGAGGCCGACCGGCTGGAGAAGGACGAGCGGCCGCTCCAGGCGGTGCCCCTCGCCGAGCGGCTCATCGCGCGCGATCCCTACTCGGAGCGCGCCCACCGACGGCTGATCCGCCTGCACTACCTCGCCGGCGATCGCGCCGCGGCCCTCCGGGCCTTCGAGCGCGCGAGGCGCACCCTCCTCGATGAGCTCGGCGTGGAGCCGGATCCGGAGACCCTCGCCCTCGCCCGCCTGGTCGAGCGCGGCACGCTCCCCGGCTCGGCAGGGACCGCCCGCGAGATCCCGCCGTCGTTGCGGCGGCCCCCGAGGCTCGTCGGCCGCGAGAAGCATTGGGCCCGCATGCAGGCCGCCTGGGACGAGGAGAAGGTCGTCTTCGTCACCGGCCCTGCCGGCGTGGGCAAGAGCCGGCTCGCCAGGGATTTCGCCGCCGCCCAGGGGGTCACGCCGATCGTGCTGGCGAGCCGCCCGGGCGACGCAGGCCTCCCCTTCGCCTCCCAGGCCCGCGCCGTTCGCCAGATCCTCGCCGCATTTCCGGAGATCGAGCTCCCGAGGTGGTTGAGACGGGAGCTGTCGCGGATGCTCCCCGAGCTCCTCGAAGCCGGAGAGGAGGCGCTGCCGCCCCTCGAGGAGGCCGACATGCTCCGCTTCCTCCAGGCGCAGCTCGAGCTCCTGCGGCGGATCGACCTCCCCTACTTCAACATGGTCGTGGACGATCTCCATCATTGCGATCCCGCCAGCGCGACCATCGGACCCTTCGTAACGTCGAATCCGGCGGCGATCGGTGCGGGTCGAAAGTTCCGGCTCGTCGTCGTCTTCCGGCCGAGCGAGCTCGACGAGACGCCGCGCGACGTGGCGGACAAGATGGTTCGGGAGGGGATTGCGGTGTCGGTCGAGCTCGAGCCCCTGCCGGACTTCGCCCTCGCCCAGATCGTCCGCGACCTCGATCTCGGCGTCTCCGAGGCGCTCGGCGCCGACCTCGTGCGCGCTGCCGGTGGCAGTCCCGCGCTGCTGCTCGAGCTCGTGAAGAGCCTGTTCCACGACGGGGCCCTCGAAGACGAGCAGTCCGCCCGCGCCGCGCTCTCCGAGAAGCTCGAGGTCCTCTCCCGCCCGCCCTTCGGTCGCTGA